One Brienomyrus brachyistius isolate T26 chromosome 24, BBRACH_0.4, whole genome shotgun sequence DNA segment encodes these proteins:
- the LOC125720103 gene encoding uncharacterized protein LOC125720103 isoform X1 encodes MESARWAFRCGSWTPSSSQWLFAARCIQREEKERIGRFVFARDAKFAMAGRLLMRKLISEKMALPWNEICLERTPKGKPFLARPTPPSATRSYSFNVSHQGDFAVLAAECGLQVGVDVMKTGRPGSGSLPHFFQIMRRQFTDREWVVIQGAGSEWTQLDMFYRHWALKESFIKAVGVGVGFNLQRVEFHISPVRMQEGQVYRDTRMCLDSEEEDPDWVFEESLLDQDHHVAVALGKMEHPAGGVAHGDDWSSKISPPQRFTLLTFDDLISGAVPLADEDAQYWEDFQKKVHVPGVNQQTQYTMDRNWRMDGASSEWRIVLVGKTGSGISTAGNIILGKEAFECKSSSSSITEMCAQESGTVHGKRVVVVDTPGVDHTEKCQEYVDCELGLCLSKCVPGPHAFVLVLKLDDESIEDLNAVNKIKDLFGKNFLKYTIVLFTCGYLLSEDQTIKERIENTSNAFLKKLVDQCEGRVHVIDEDWSEEGKEKERSNSFQVEQLFASVEAVVKKNGGRPFKNKNLQDVSWEIKKEALQLLKTRQSEADWNELPKKTKKEEERQIWKKATEMKRENSEHSCMSCPVN; translated from the exons ATGGAGAGCGCGCGCTGGGCTTTCCGCTGCGGCTCGTGGACGCCGAGCTCGAGTCAATGGCTGTTCGCCGCTCGCTGCATTCAGCGCGAGGAGAAAGAGCGAATCGGGCGGTTCGTGTTCGCCAGAGACGCCAAGTTCGCTATG GCAGGCCGGCTGCTGATGAGAAAGCTAATCTCTGAGAAGATGGCTCTGCCCTGGAATGAGATTTGCCTTGAGAGGACGCCCAAAGGGAAGCCCTTCCTGGCCCGCCCTACCCCTCCCAGCGCCACCCGCAGCTACAGCTTTAACGTCTCACACCAGGGGGACTTCGCCGTCCTGGCTGCAGAGTGTGGGCTGCAGGTGGGCGTGGACGTAATGAAGACAGGCCGGCCAG GTAGTGGTTCTTTGCCACACTTCTTCCAAATCATGAGGAGACAGTTTACTGACCGTGAATGGGTGGTCATCCAGGGGGCGGGGTCAGAGTGGACACAACTGGATATGTTCTACAGACACTGG GCCCTGAAAGAGAGCTTTATTAAGGCTGTTGGAGTTGGTGTGGGGTTCAACCTGCAGAGGGTGGAGTTCCACATCTCGCCTGTGCGCATGCAGGAGGGCCAGGTGTATCGGGATACAAGGATGTGCCTGGATTCCGAGGAGGAAGATCCTGATTGGGTGTTTGAG GAGAGTCTGCTGGACCAGGACCACCACGTGGCTGTCGCACTGGGGAAGATGGAGCACCCTGCCGGAGGTGTAGCTCAT GGGGATGACTGGAGCTCCAAGATCTCCCCGCCCCAGCGGTTCACCCTGCTGACCTTTGATGACCTCATCTCCGGAGCCGTGCCACTGGCGGATGAGGACGCACAGTACTGGGAGGATTTCCAGAAGAAG GTGCATGTTCCTGGTGTAAACCAGCAAACCCAGTATACAATGGATCGTAACTGGAGAATGGATG GAGCATCTAGTGAATGGAGGATTGTGCTGGTGGGAAAAACTGGATCTGGAATCAGCACAGCGGGAAATATAATACTGGGAAAGGAAGCGTTTGAGTGTAAATCGTCTTCCAGTTCGATTACAGAAATGTGCGCCCAAGAAAGCGGCACCGTTCATGGGAAAAGGGTCGTCGTCGTCGACACTCCAGGTGTCGATCACACTGAGAAATGCCAGGAATATGTTGATTGTGAGCTAGGGTTGTGCCTAAGTAAGTGTGTCCCTGGTCCACATGCTTTTGTTCTTGTCCTAAAACTCGATGATGAATCGATAGAGGATCTAAACGCTGTGAATAAGATTAAGGATTTGTTTGGGAAGAATTTCCTGAAGTACACAATCGTCCTCTTCACCTGCGGCTATTTGCTTAGTGAAGACCAGACCATTAAAGAGCGTATAGAAAACACAAGTAACGCATTTCTGAAGAAACTTGTTGATCAGTGTGAAGGCCGAGTCCATGTCATCGACGAAGACTGGAGTGAAGAAGgaaaagagaaggaaagaagtaaCAGCTTTCAGGTTGAACAGCTCTTTGCGAGTGTAGAGGCGGTAGTGAAAAAGAATGGAGGGCGtccctttaaaaataaaaaccttcaagacGTTTCATGGGAGATTAAGAAAGAGGCCCTGCAGTTACTGAAAACGAGGCAAAGTGAGGCCGATTGGAATGAGCTGCCAAAGAAAACgaaaaaagaggaagaaagGCAGATTTGGAAGAAAGCCACTGAAATGAAGAGGGAGAATTCTGAGCATTCCTGCATGAGCTGTCCTGTAAACTGA
- the LOC125720103 gene encoding L-aminoadipate-semialdehyde dehydrogenase-phosphopantetheinyl transferase-like isoform X2 → MESARWAFRCGSWTPSSSQWLFAARCIQREEKERIGRFVFARDAKFAMAGRLLMRKLISEKMALPWNEICLERTPKGKPFLARPTPPSATRSYSFNVSHQGDFAVLAAECGLQVGVDVMKTGRPGSGSLPHFFQIMRRQFTDREWVVIQGAGSEWTQLDMFYRHWALKESFIKAVGVGVGFNLQRVEFHISPVRMQEGQVYRDTRMCLDSEEEDPDWVFEESLLDQDHHVAVALGKMEHPAGGVAHGDDWSSKISPPQRFTLLTFDDLISGAVPLADEDAQYWEDFQKKVRAS, encoded by the exons ATGGAGAGCGCGCGCTGGGCTTTCCGCTGCGGCTCGTGGACGCCGAGCTCGAGTCAATGGCTGTTCGCCGCTCGCTGCATTCAGCGCGAGGAGAAAGAGCGAATCGGGCGGTTCGTGTTCGCCAGAGACGCCAAGTTCGCTATG GCAGGCCGGCTGCTGATGAGAAAGCTAATCTCTGAGAAGATGGCTCTGCCCTGGAATGAGATTTGCCTTGAGAGGACGCCCAAAGGGAAGCCCTTCCTGGCCCGCCCTACCCCTCCCAGCGCCACCCGCAGCTACAGCTTTAACGTCTCACACCAGGGGGACTTCGCCGTCCTGGCTGCAGAGTGTGGGCTGCAGGTGGGCGTGGACGTAATGAAGACAGGCCGGCCAG GTAGTGGTTCTTTGCCACACTTCTTCCAAATCATGAGGAGACAGTTTACTGACCGTGAATGGGTGGTCATCCAGGGGGCGGGGTCAGAGTGGACACAACTGGATATGTTCTACAGACACTGG GCCCTGAAAGAGAGCTTTATTAAGGCTGTTGGAGTTGGTGTGGGGTTCAACCTGCAGAGGGTGGAGTTCCACATCTCGCCTGTGCGCATGCAGGAGGGCCAGGTGTATCGGGATACAAGGATGTGCCTGGATTCCGAGGAGGAAGATCCTGATTGGGTGTTTGAG GAGAGTCTGCTGGACCAGGACCACCACGTGGCTGTCGCACTGGGGAAGATGGAGCACCCTGCCGGAGGTGTAGCTCAT GGGGATGACTGGAGCTCCAAGATCTCCCCGCCCCAGCGGTTCACCCTGCTGACCTTTGATGACCTCATCTCCGGAGCCGTGCCACTGGCGGATGAGGACGCACAGTACTGGGAGGATTTCCAGAAGAAG gtgagagcaagctga